In Ochrobactrum sp. Marseille-Q0166, a single genomic region encodes these proteins:
- a CDS encoding NADP-dependent malic enzyme, with product MPVSTPKGNTPERTPTASEKEALDFHAHGRPGKLEINPTKPMTTQRDLSLAYSPGVAVPVKAIAENPATAYDYTAKGNLVAVISNGTAILGLGNLGALASKPVMEGKAVLFKRFADVDSIDLEVDTTNIDEFINAVRYLGPSFGGINLEDIKAPDCFIIEQRLREVMDIPVFHDDQHGTAIIAAAGMINALQLTGRDIKNTKLVCNGAGSAGIACIELIKAIGFPSENVTLCDTKGVVYQGREEGMNQWKSAHAIKTSKRTLEDAMKDADIFFGVSAKGALTKEMVRSMAPNPIIFAMANPDPEVTPEDVAEVRDDAIVATGRSDYPNQVNNVLGFPYIFRGALDVRATTINDEMKIAAVYAIAELAREDVPDDVVAAYQGSRPRFGPQYIIPVPFDPRLLATVSAAVAKAAIETGVAGRVIEDIEAYKQELLARRDPIASTLRGIYERVRRQPKRIVFAEGEEEPTMRAAVSYVNQGLGTAILVGREERVAETAKEAGLDLNRPGIEVINARLSSRNSVYADYLYEKLQRKGYLTRDCHRLINNDRNHFAACMVALGDADGMVTGITRNYATGLEDVRRVIDSKPGHRLVGVSIALCRGRTVFIADTAVHEKPTAEELADIAVEAAGMARRMGYVPRVALTAFSTFGHMGGESATRIQEAVRILNTRHVDFEFDGEMSADVALNPKLMERYPFIRLSGPANVIVTPDNHSASIAANMLQELGGATIIGPLLVGLDKPAQIVSIGAKDTDIVNMAAIAAYNAGN from the coding sequence ATGCCAGTCTCGACGCCGAAGGGCAACACGCCAGAACGCACACCCACAGCCAGTGAGAAGGAAGCGCTCGACTTTCACGCTCACGGTCGCCCGGGCAAGCTGGAAATCAATCCCACCAAGCCAATGACCACGCAGCGCGACCTTTCGCTGGCCTATTCCCCGGGCGTCGCAGTACCCGTCAAGGCTATCGCGGAAAATCCCGCCACCGCCTATGATTATACGGCCAAGGGCAATCTGGTTGCAGTCATTTCCAACGGCACAGCTATTCTTGGCCTTGGCAATCTTGGCGCACTGGCTTCAAAGCCCGTCATGGAAGGCAAGGCAGTCCTCTTCAAGCGCTTTGCGGATGTCGATTCCATCGACCTGGAAGTCGATACGACGAATATTGATGAATTCATCAATGCCGTGCGTTATCTCGGCCCATCCTTCGGTGGCATAAATCTCGAAGATATCAAGGCACCAGACTGCTTCATCATCGAGCAGCGCCTGCGCGAAGTGATGGATATTCCGGTTTTCCATGATGACCAGCATGGCACCGCCATCATCGCCGCAGCCGGCATGATCAATGCTCTGCAACTGACGGGCCGCGACATCAAGAATACCAAGCTCGTCTGCAATGGCGCTGGCTCGGCAGGTATTGCCTGTATCGAACTCATCAAGGCCATCGGCTTCCCGTCCGAAAACGTAACCCTCTGCGATACCAAAGGCGTCGTCTATCAGGGCCGTGAAGAAGGTATGAACCAGTGGAAGTCGGCCCATGCCATCAAGACTTCCAAGCGCACGCTCGAAGACGCGATGAAAGATGCCGACATCTTCTTCGGCGTTTCGGCAAAGGGCGCACTGACCAAGGAAATGGTGCGTTCAATGGCGCCAAATCCAATCATCTTTGCCATGGCCAATCCAGACCCGGAAGTTACGCCGGAAGATGTCGCGGAAGTGCGTGACGATGCCATTGTTGCCACGGGCCGTTCGGACTATCCGAACCAGGTCAACAACGTGCTGGGCTTTCCGTATATTTTCCGTGGCGCACTCGATGTTCGTGCCACCACGATCAATGACGAGATGAAAATTGCAGCCGTCTATGCAATTGCGGAACTGGCACGTGAAGACGTACCGGATGACGTGGTTGCCGCTTATCAGGGCAGCCGTCCGCGCTTTGGTCCGCAATACATCATTCCGGTTCCGTTCGATCCGCGTTTGCTGGCAACCGTTTCGGCGGCTGTCGCAAAAGCGGCCATTGAAACCGGCGTTGCCGGGCGTGTGATTGAAGATATTGAAGCCTACAAGCAGGAACTGCTTGCCCGTCGCGATCCAATTGCCTCTACACTGCGCGGCATTTATGAGCGCGTGCGTCGTCAACCAAAGCGCATCGTCTTTGCCGAAGGCGAAGAAGAGCCGACAATGCGTGCCGCTGTTTCCTACGTCAATCAGGGGCTTGGTACTGCGATCCTCGTGGGCCGCGAAGAGCGTGTTGCAGAAACCGCCAAGGAAGCCGGTCTCGATCTCAATCGTCCGGGTATTGAAGTTATCAATGCGCGCCTGTCGAGTCGCAATTCCGTCTATGCGGATTACCTTTACGAGAAACTCCAGCGCAAGGGCTATCTGACGCGCGATTGCCATCGCCTTATCAACAATGACCGCAATCATTTTGCGGCCTGCATGGTTGCCCTTGGCGATGCAGACGGCATGGTGACGGGGATCACGCGTAACTATGCAACCGGCCTCGAAGATGTGCGGCGCGTGATCGATTCAAAGCCGGGTCATCGTCTGGTTGGTGTTTCCATTGCGCTCTGCCGTGGCCGCACCGTGTTCATCGCCGACACAGCAGTCCATGAAAAGCCAACCGCCGAAGAGCTCGCCGATATCGCTGTGGAAGCCGCTGGCATGGCACGCCGCATGGGCTATGTGCCGCGTGTTGCACTCACCGCATTTTCGACCTTTGGCCATATGGGCGGCGAAAGCGCAACACGTATTCAGGAAGCCGTGCGCATCCTCAATACGCGTCATGTCGATTTCGAGTTTGATGGCGAAATGAGTGCGGATGTTGCCCTCAATCCGAAGCTGATGGAACGCTATCCGTTTATCCGCTTGTCGGGTCCGGCCAATGTCATTGTCACGCCGGACAATCATTCGGCATCGATTGCAGCCAATATGCTGCAGGAACTGGGTGGCGCGACCATTATCGGCCCGCTGCTGGTTGGCCTCGACAAACCTGCGCAAATCGTCAGCATCGGCGCAAAAGATACCGACATCGTCAATATGGCAGCCATTGCGGCCTATAATGCTGGTAACTGA
- a CDS encoding [protein-PII] uridylyltransferase, whose translation MSAHDLKLEEIVNPETLRRKINELADSADESYQSLPVRKVVLHALKDALVRGRGVAEDMLMKDGGGTLCARRLSYLMDTLISALFEFASTKAYPMQNPSKAENMAIVAVGGYGRGGLAPGSDIDLLFLLPYKQTPWGEQVAEYMLYMLWDMGLKVGHSTRNIDECIRLSREDMTIRTAILDARFIIGNRDLFNALNTRFDEEVVKDTGPEFIQAKLAERDNRHKKAGETRYLVEPNVKEGKGGQRDLHTLFWIAKYFYRVKSKEELVKLGVLSRAELRLFNKAEDFLWAVRCHMHFATLKAEERLSFDIQPEIAQRLGYTAHPGQNYVERFMKHYFLVAKDVGDLTRILCAALEEEQAKHVPGFNRIFLTFSNRKRKLAGTKDFISENHRINIADADVFKRDPVNIIRIFHLADKLGLEFHPDAMQQLTRSLKLINAELRDNPEANRLFLEVLTSPRNPELILRRMNESGVLGKFIPDFGKIVAMMQFNMYHHYTVDEHLLRCIAVLSEIEHGELENEHPLANQLISTLKRDRNLLYVAMLLHDIAKGRPEDHSIAGARIAKKLCPRFGLSKSETETVEWLVREHLTMSMIAQSRDLNDRKTIVDFADTVQTMERLKLLLILTVCDIKGVGPGVWNGWKGQLLRTLFFETELVLTGGFSKLPRADRDRQARAALAEKLADWPQAERDAYLALHYTNYFLTVSLDDQVRHAHFIREADKNGRALATMAKPHTFEAVTEITVLAPDHPRLLSIITGACAAAGGNIVDAQIFTTGDGRALDTILISREFDTDEDERRRAERVGKVIEDVLSGKAHLPDVLAKRTKPKRGAKAFQVEPRVEINNTFSDKFTVIEVEGLDRPGLLSELTGLISDLSLDIASAHITTFGEKVIDSFYVTDLVGHKISNATRQGNIRRKLLAVLGGENGAKTNGRAAA comes from the coding sequence ATGAGCGCACACGACCTGAAGCTTGAAGAAATCGTCAATCCAGAGACATTGCGTCGCAAGATCAACGAGCTCGCGGATTCAGCCGACGAGAGTTATCAAAGCCTGCCCGTTCGCAAGGTCGTTTTACACGCGCTCAAGGATGCGCTCGTTCGCGGTCGGGGCGTTGCGGAAGACATGCTGATGAAGGATGGTGGTGGCACGCTTTGTGCCCGGCGTCTTTCTTATCTGATGGATACGCTGATCAGCGCATTGTTTGAGTTTGCCAGCACCAAAGCCTATCCGATGCAAAACCCATCCAAGGCCGAGAACATGGCGATTGTGGCGGTCGGCGGCTATGGGCGCGGCGGACTTGCGCCCGGTTCAGACATCGATCTGCTGTTTCTGCTGCCCTACAAGCAGACGCCATGGGGCGAGCAGGTCGCTGAATACATGCTCTACATGCTTTGGGATATGGGACTGAAGGTCGGCCATTCTACCCGCAATATCGACGAATGCATTCGTCTTTCGCGCGAAGATATGACGATCCGCACCGCCATTCTGGATGCACGTTTTATCATCGGCAATCGCGATCTGTTCAATGCGCTCAACACGCGTTTTGACGAAGAAGTGGTCAAGGACACCGGGCCCGAATTCATCCAGGCCAAGCTTGCCGAGCGTGACAATCGCCACAAGAAAGCAGGCGAAACCCGCTATCTGGTCGAGCCAAACGTCAAGGAAGGCAAAGGCGGACAGCGCGATCTGCATACGCTGTTCTGGATCGCCAAGTATTTCTACCGTGTCAAAAGCAAGGAAGAACTGGTCAAGCTAGGCGTGCTTTCGCGAGCGGAGTTGCGCCTGTTCAACAAGGCGGAAGATTTTCTCTGGGCCGTGCGTTGCCATATGCATTTTGCGACGCTGAAGGCGGAAGAGCGCCTTTCCTTCGACATCCAGCCGGAAATCGCGCAGCGTCTTGGGTATACCGCGCATCCCGGCCAGAACTATGTCGAACGCTTCATGAAGCATTACTTCCTCGTCGCCAAGGATGTCGGCGATCTGACCCGCATTCTTTGTGCGGCGCTGGAAGAGGAACAGGCCAAGCATGTGCCCGGCTTCAATCGCATCTTTTTGACGTTCTCCAACCGGAAGCGCAAACTGGCAGGCACGAAAGATTTTATCTCTGAGAACCATCGCATCAACATTGCCGATGCCGATGTGTTCAAACGCGATCCGGTCAATATCATCCGCATCTTCCATCTTGCCGATAAGCTCGGGCTGGAATTTCACCCCGATGCCATGCAACAGCTCACCCGCTCGTTGAAACTCATCAATGCGGAACTGCGTGATAACCCGGAAGCCAACAGGCTGTTTCTCGAAGTACTGACCTCCCCGCGCAATCCCGAGTTGATCCTACGCCGCATGAACGAATCCGGCGTGCTCGGAAAATTCATCCCGGATTTTGGCAAGATCGTCGCGATGATGCAGTTCAATATGTATCATCACTATACGGTCGATGAACATCTTCTGCGCTGCATTGCCGTGCTTTCCGAGATTGAACATGGCGAGTTGGAAAACGAGCATCCGCTGGCCAATCAGCTGATTTCAACGCTCAAACGCGACCGTAATCTTCTTTATGTGGCGATGCTTCTGCATGATATTGCCAAGGGACGACCCGAAGATCATTCGATTGCCGGCGCACGTATTGCTAAAAAACTTTGTCCGCGCTTCGGCCTTTCAAAATCGGAAACCGAAACCGTCGAATGGCTGGTGCGCGAACATCTGACCATGAGCATGATTGCGCAATCACGTGATCTCAATGATCGCAAAACGATTGTCGATTTTGCCGACACGGTTCAGACCATGGAGCGGCTGAAGCTTCTTCTGATCCTGACGGTCTGCGATATCAAGGGTGTGGGCCCCGGTGTTTGGAATGGCTGGAAAGGCCAGCTGTTGCGGACGCTGTTCTTTGAAACAGAATTGGTCCTCACGGGTGGCTTCTCCAAACTGCCGCGTGCGGATCGTGACCGGCAGGCACGCGCAGCGCTTGCCGAAAAGCTTGCCGATTGGCCACAAGCTGAGCGTGACGCCTATCTCGCCCTGCACTACACCAATTACTTCCTCACTGTGAGCCTTGATGATCAGGTGCGGCATGCGCATTTCATCCGCGAGGCGGACAAAAACGGACGTGCGCTGGCTACCATGGCCAAGCCGCATACTTTTGAAGCGGTGACTGAAATCACTGTTCTTGCCCCCGACCACCCCCGACTTCTTTCGATCATCACCGGTGCCTGTGCAGCGGCTGGTGGCAATATCGTCGATGCGCAGATTTTCACCACCGGCGACGGACGTGCACTTGATACGATCCTCATCAGCCGAGAATTTGATACCGATGAAGACGAGCGCCGCCGCGCGGAACGTGTGGGCAAGGTGATTGAGGACGTGCTATCCGGCAAGGCGCATCTTCCGGATGTGCTGGCCAAACGCACCAAGCCAAAACGCGGAGCGAAAGCTTTCCAAGTGGAGCCGCGTGTGGAGATCAACAACACTTTTTCCGACAAATTCACCGTCATTGAAGTGGAAGGTCTTGACCGGCCAGGCCTTTTATCGGAACTGACCGGCCTTATTTCTGACCTTTCCTTGGATATTGCTTCAGCGCATATCACGACCTTCGGCGAGAAGGTGATCGACAGTTTTTATGTAACGGATCTGGTAGGGCACAAGATTTCAAATGCAACCCGACAGGGCAATATCAGGCGTAAGCTTCTTGCTGTGCTGGGTGGCGAAAACGGCGCCAAGACCAATGGTCGCGCAGCAGCATAG
- the murJ gene encoding murein biosynthesis integral membrane protein MurJ has translation MSLVKKFATVASGTLMSRIFGFTREMFMAAALGTGPVADAFNAAFRFPNTFRRLFAEGAFNAAFVPLFAKEIEKNGMDGARRFSEEVFGVLFTVLLFITIIMELSMPFIVRTVIAPGFTDDPVKFDNTVRLAIIMFPYLACMSLASMMAGMLNSLHRYFAAAIAPVFLNIILIAVLAFAWWQGYDALAVGYALSWGVMAAGLVQLAIVWIDVRVAGIKIGFKRPRLTPGVKRLLVLAFPAAITGGITQINLLINTNIASGMEGAVSSLVYADRIYQLPLGVVGIAVATVLLPELSRALRGGHMKEASNLQNRSVEFTLFLTLPAAAALLVMSEPIVRLLFERGQFSAESTLVVSNILAIYGIGLPAFVLIKAFIPGFFAREDTRTPMIFAAISVAVNITLAITLFSRMGPSGIAIAEITAGWVNAALLFATLVKRGHWGNDIPLLTRIPRLLIAAGVMAIGIHFAIGYFAHELSSAAPFSIRAGTVTVMVLAAMLVYFALAFGLGGANTAMIRRGIKRGGAKKEAGTDT, from the coding sequence ATGAGTTTGGTCAAAAAGTTCGCAACCGTTGCGTCTGGCACGCTGATGAGCCGCATTTTTGGCTTCACGCGCGAAATGTTCATGGCGGCAGCACTCGGCACCGGCCCGGTCGCGGATGCGTTCAATGCGGCTTTCCGTTTCCCCAACACATTCCGCAGATTGTTTGCGGAAGGCGCGTTTAACGCAGCCTTCGTACCTCTGTTTGCCAAGGAAATCGAAAAGAACGGCATGGATGGCGCACGCCGCTTTTCCGAAGAAGTGTTTGGCGTTCTTTTCACGGTGCTGCTTTTCATCACCATCATCATGGAACTCTCCATGCCGTTTATTGTGCGCACGGTCATTGCGCCGGGCTTCACCGATGATCCCGTAAAGTTTGATAATACGGTGCGGCTGGCAATCATCATGTTCCCCTATCTCGCCTGTATGTCGCTGGCTTCGATGATGGCGGGCATGCTCAATTCGCTGCATCGCTATTTTGCAGCGGCAATTGCACCGGTCTTTCTCAATATCATCCTGATCGCTGTTCTGGCTTTCGCATGGTGGCAGGGCTATGACGCGCTGGCTGTCGGCTATGCACTTTCATGGGGTGTAATGGCTGCAGGTCTTGTGCAGCTTGCCATCGTCTGGATCGACGTGCGCGTTGCGGGCATCAAAATCGGCTTCAAGCGCCCGCGCCTGACACCCGGCGTTAAACGCCTGCTTGTGCTGGCATTTCCTGCCGCCATCACCGGCGGTATCACGCAAATCAATCTGCTGATCAACACCAATATCGCATCGGGCATGGAAGGTGCCGTTTCCTCGCTCGTCTATGCCGACCGTATTTATCAATTGCCGCTTGGCGTCGTCGGGATCGCCGTTGCAACCGTGCTGCTGCCGGAATTGTCGCGCGCACTGCGCGGCGGGCACATGAAGGAAGCTTCGAACCTGCAAAATCGTTCGGTTGAGTTCACACTGTTTCTGACCCTTCCCGCAGCCGCCGCCCTTTTGGTGATGTCAGAACCAATCGTTCGTCTGCTGTTTGAACGCGGACAGTTCAGTGCAGAATCGACTCTTGTTGTTTCCAATATTCTCGCAATTTACGGCATCGGCCTTCCTGCTTTCGTGTTGATCAAAGCTTTCATTCCCGGCTTTTTTGCGCGTGAAGACACGCGGACACCGATGATCTTTGCCGCTATCTCGGTGGCGGTGAACATAACGCTGGCAATCACGCTGTTTTCACGCATGGGACCGAGCGGCATTGCGATTGCAGAAATTACAGCAGGCTGGGTCAATGCCGCATTGTTGTTTGCAACGCTGGTCAAGCGTGGCCACTGGGGCAACGATATCCCGCTTCTCACCCGTATTCCACGCCTGTTGATCGCAGCCGGTGTCATGGCCATAGGCATTCATTTTGCCATAGGATATTTTGCGCACGAACTCTCATCAGCAGCGCCTTTCAGCATTCGTGCCGGGACGGTAACAGTCATGGTTCTGGCTGCCATGCTTGTCTATTTTGCTCTGGCCTTCGGGCTTGGCGGCGCAAACACGGCAATGATCCGTCGTGGCATCAAGCGCGGGGGTGCGAAAAAGGAAGCTGGCACTGACACATAA
- the trpS gene encoding tryptophan--tRNA ligase, with the protein MSTFKPLVFSGVQPTGNLHLGNYLGAIKRWVEVQETQECIYCVVDMHALTVSPDPLELIQSTREVTAAFLAAGIDPKRSIVFNQSRVMQHAELAWVFNCVARIGWMSRMTQFKDKAGKDRENASLGLFAYPSLMAADILLYRATHVPVGEDQKQHLELTRDIAQKFNNDYSDRIASLGIGVDMQVGDEQVSGFFPLTEPMISGPAMRIMSLRDGTKKMSKSDPSDLSRINLIDDEETINKKIRKAKTDSDGLPSELDGLTGRPEADNLVGVYAALSSKSKEDILREFGGRQFSEFKAALADLAVSKLSPITHEMRRLVADPAYIDSVLKDGGERAGVIAEANMRHVRDIIGWLQD; encoded by the coding sequence ATGAGCACGTTCAAGCCGCTTGTTTTCTCCGGCGTTCAACCGACCGGAAACCTTCACCTCGGTAATTATCTGGGTGCCATCAAGCGGTGGGTAGAGGTTCAGGAGACACAAGAATGTATCTACTGCGTGGTAGACATGCATGCCTTGACCGTCTCGCCCGATCCGCTCGAGCTGATCCAGTCCACCCGCGAAGTGACCGCCGCCTTCCTCGCCGCCGGTATCGATCCTAAGCGAAGCATCGTCTTCAACCAGAGCCGCGTGATGCAGCATGCCGAGCTTGCCTGGGTGTTCAACTGTGTGGCGCGCATCGGCTGGATGAGCCGCATGACGCAGTTTAAGGACAAGGCTGGCAAAGACCGCGAAAATGCTTCGCTTGGTCTGTTTGCCTATCCTAGCCTGATGGCGGCTGACATTCTGCTTTATCGCGCGACCCATGTTCCTGTTGGTGAAGACCAGAAACAGCATCTCGAACTGACGCGCGATATCGCGCAGAAGTTCAACAATGACTATTCTGACCGTATTGCGTCGCTGGGTATTGGCGTGGACATGCAGGTGGGGGATGAACAGGTTTCCGGTTTCTTCCCGCTGACAGAGCCGATGATTTCGGGTCCGGCCATGCGGATCATGTCGCTGCGTGACGGCACCAAGAAAATGTCGAAATCCGACCCGTCGGACCTGTCGCGCATCAACCTGATTGATGACGAAGAAACCATCAACAAGAAGATCCGCAAAGCCAAAACCGATTCCGATGGTCTGCCTTCGGAACTCGATGGCCTGACCGGTCGCCCGGAAGCAGACAATCTGGTCGGCGTCTATGCAGCGCTTTCGTCAAAATCGAAGGAAGATATTCTGCGCGAGTTTGGTGGACGCCAGTTCTCCGAATTCAAGGCAGCACTTGCTGATCTGGCGGTATCAAAGCTTTCGCCAATCACCCATGAAATGCGCCGTCTGGTGGCCGATCCTGCCTATATCGACAGCGTTCTCAAAGATGGTGGCGAACGAGCAGGCGTCATTGCAGAAGCAAACATGCGCCATGTGCGCGATATCATCGGCTGGCTGCAAGACTGA
- a CDS encoding universal stress protein produces MVSKRLSREAGHRRKFLAVIDETPECGRAVAYAARRAKNTNGALVMLFVIDNSDFQQILGVGEIMRAEAEERARSTLEKFAAKLREEQGIEPELIIREGRISDELTSLIEEDQDIAILVLAAGSGNEGPGPLVQSLANRAQFQIPVTVIPAGLSDEDIDAVT; encoded by the coding sequence ATGGTATCAAAACGACTTAGCCGGGAAGCTGGCCACCGACGTAAGTTTCTTGCCGTTATTGACGAGACGCCCGAATGTGGACGTGCCGTTGCCTATGCTGCACGCCGCGCCAAAAATACCAACGGCGCACTTGTCATGCTTTTTGTCATAGACAATTCGGATTTTCAGCAGATTCTTGGCGTCGGGGAGATCATGCGTGCAGAGGCTGAAGAACGTGCCCGCTCTACGCTGGAAAAATTCGCGGCCAAACTACGTGAAGAACAGGGTATTGAGCCTGAGCTGATTATCCGGGAGGGCCGCATCTCAGACGAGCTGACAAGCCTTATCGAAGAAGATCAGGATATTGCTATTCTCGTACTTGCGGCAGGATCGGGCAATGAAGGCCCGGGCCCTCTCGTGCAATCTCTCGCCAATCGCGCCCAGTTCCAGATTCCGGTTACAGTCATTCCAGCCGGTCTTTCGGATGAAGACATTGATGCGGTGACATAA
- a CDS encoding NifU family protein, which translates to MFIQTETTPNPATLKFLPGKVVMPEGTADFRDAASAGNTSPLAAKLFAVPGVTGVFFGFDFITVTKDDGEWQHLKPAILGTIMEHFMSGADVMAGNATSSAGDEHGEEEFFDEADVEIVETIKELIETRVRPAVAQDGGDITFRGFENGTVFLHMKGACSGCPSSTATLKHGIQNLLRHFVPEVQQVEQI; encoded by the coding sequence ATGTTCATCCAGACCGAGACTACGCCAAACCCGGCGACGCTCAAATTCCTGCCCGGCAAGGTCGTGATGCCTGAAGGTACAGCGGATTTCCGCGATGCCGCAAGCGCGGGTAATACATCGCCGCTTGCAGCCAAGCTTTTCGCCGTTCCCGGCGTTACCGGCGTTTTCTTTGGCTTTGATTTTATCACTGTAACCAAGGATGACGGCGAGTGGCAGCACCTGAAGCCAGCAATCCTCGGCACGATCATGGAACATTTCATGTCGGGCGCCGATGTTATGGCAGGCAATGCCACCTCCAGTGCAGGCGACGAGCACGGCGAAGAAGAATTCTTCGATGAAGCCGATGTTGAAATCGTTGAAACGATCAAGGAATTGATTGAAACCCGCGTTCGCCCTGCAGTTGCTCAGGACGGCGGCGACATTACTTTCCGTGGCTTTGAAAACGGTACCGTGTTTCTGCACATGAAAGGCGCATGTTCTGGCTGCCCGTCTTCAACAGCAACACTCAAGCACGGCATTCAGAATCTTCTGCGTCATTTCGTGCCTGAAGTTCAGCAGGTCGAGCAGATCTAA
- a CDS encoding L,D-transpeptidase: protein MKSRVLQLTAALLLGGALAGCSTVGGTFYTASYSSVSDAGYTIPAIPNEKIPQQYRRQIVKYQTSEAPGTIIVETGEKFLYLVLPDGKAMRYGIGVGREGFGWSGTARVAMKREWPTWTPPAPMIKRQPELAKYRNGMGPGLKNPLGARALYLYNKGGDTGYRIHGTPEWWSIGKAMSSGCVRMMNQDIIDLYERTEQGAKVIVR from the coding sequence ATGAAGTCTCGCGTCTTGCAACTGACTGCAGCCCTTCTTCTTGGTGGTGCACTTGCTGGTTGCTCCACAGTTGGCGGTACGTTCTACACAGCGTCTTATTCTTCTGTCAGTGATGCCGGTTATACGATTCCAGCAATCCCGAATGAGAAGATACCGCAGCAGTACCGCCGCCAGATCGTCAAGTATCAGACAAGTGAAGCACCGGGCACAATCATCGTCGAAACCGGCGAAAAATTTCTCTATCTTGTGCTGCCAGACGGCAAGGCGATGCGCTATGGCATCGGCGTTGGCCGTGAAGGTTTCGGCTGGTCGGGAACGGCGCGTGTCGCCATGAAGCGCGAATGGCCAACCTGGACCCCGCCGGCGCCGATGATCAAGCGCCAGCCGGAATTGGCGAAATATCGTAACGGTATGGGGCCGGGCTTGAAGAACCCGCTCGGTGCACGCGCGCTCTATCTCTACAACAAGGGTGGAGACACCGGATATCGCATTCATGGAACGCCGGAGTGGTGGTCGATTGGCAAGGCCATGTCATCGGGCTGCGTTCGCATGATGAATCAGGACATTATTGACCTTTACGAGCGTACTGAACAGGGCGCTAAGGTTATTGTCCGATAG
- a CDS encoding MmcB family DNA repair protein, whose product MPIVIPHKAHPLSDGRQSENAMLVRRGVQRLFLEMGLATLPELSLASGRRADLIAVSRKSEIWIVEIKSSIEDWKADRKWPDYRHYCDRLFFATHPSVPREIFPEDCGFILSDGYGAEILRDAPEHKLSGATRKALMLRFARAGAARLTIAELAGLDVPETDID is encoded by the coding sequence ATGCCAATCGTGATTCCCCATAAAGCGCACCCACTTTCTGACGGACGACAGTCCGAAAATGCCATGCTTGTCCGTCGCGGTGTACAGCGTCTGTTTCTAGAAATGGGGCTGGCAACTTTGCCGGAACTCTCACTTGCGTCCGGCAGACGCGCAGACCTGATTGCCGTCAGCCGCAAAAGCGAAATCTGGATCGTGGAGATTAAATCTTCAATCGAAGACTGGAAGGCTGATCGGAAGTGGCCAGACTATCGGCATTACTGTGATCGGCTGTTTTTTGCGACACATCCATCGGTGCCACGCGAAATCTTCCCGGAGGATTGCGGCTTCATTTTATCGGATGGTTATGGCGCGGAAATTCTGCGCGATGCGCCCGAGCATAAGCTGTCGGGCGCTACACGCAAAGCGCTGATGCTGCGCTTTGCAAGAGCAGGCGCTGCCCGTCTGACGATTGCAGAACTTGCCGGTCTCGATGTGCCCGAGACAGATATTGATTAA
- the regA gene encoding global response regulator transcription factor RegA, with product MDDLKQEDAEAIGNDPTLLLVDDDKPFLQRLARAMEGRGFQVTTAESVEEGIAAAKTAAPAYAVVDMRLGDGNGLDVIEAIRSRRTDTRAIVLTGYGNIATAVNAVKIGAIDYLSKPADADEVFAALTRRPGEKVAPPENPMSADRVRWEHIQRVYEMCERNVSETARRLNMHRRTLQRILAKRAPR from the coding sequence ATGGATGACTTGAAGCAGGAAGACGCCGAAGCCATTGGCAACGATCCCACCCTCCTTCTGGTTGATGATGACAAACCGTTTTTGCAGCGTCTGGCGCGGGCCATGGAAGGTCGTGGCTTTCAGGTGACAACTGCGGAATCGGTTGAAGAGGGAATCGCCGCGGCTAAAACCGCAGCACCCGCCTACGCTGTCGTTGATATGCGTCTTGGCGACGGAAATGGTCTTGATGTGATCGAAGCCATTCGTTCGCGCCGCACCGATACGCGTGCGATCGTTCTCACGGGGTATGGCAATATCGCAACTGCTGTAAATGCAGTGAAGATTGGGGCAATCGATTATCTCTCCAAGCCTGCCGACGCCGATGAAGTTTTTGCAGCGCTCACCCGCCGTCCGGGCGAAAAGGTCGCGCCGCCGGAAAACCCGATGTCGGCTGATCGTGTTCGCTGGGAGCATATTCAGCGCGTTTACGAGATGTGCGAGCGTAACGTGTCTGAAACCGCGCGCCGTCTGAATATGCATCGCCGCACGCTACAGCGTATTCTGGCCAAGCGCGCACCGCGCTAG